In Symmachiella dynata, the following are encoded in one genomic region:
- a CDS encoding type I 3-dehydroquinate dehydratase yields MICIPIAPESHTLARADLYNAEPQCDVVEIRLDCLHKTPNVAKLIEGRRKPVMISCRRQEDGGSWNRDEAERVTVLRQAIADGPEFVDIDVDIAGKIPRYGPTMRIVSFTHSQGSLPDLKTIYQRACDADADMVRFTAPTPTLEAAWPLLLALNFQGKAPVIVSGTGDAGLTLALTSCKLGSPFIYAALEQGMEVQEGQVSVRILEETYRWRDISQQTHLVAVMGFEAPQTKTVRALNAAFAYSHLNIRCLPVETQLLERMMQMLEKLHIKAALLDPKNRETMLRLADHIEKSAEISQQADMLLKSDKGWTAYSTLWRSALKALETTLGPARGDQKPLDHRNVLVVGANSTARAAIYASKRRDTILSITAGDDKRAQLLSQLFNLRYVPTANVFSTLCDVIISTESEFEQGKKTKLPASFLRDSMAVMDLDGMPQDTPFIKEARSRFCKVVEPVKISVEQLASQFTAISGQPAPLEVLETALKAE; encoded by the coding sequence ATGATCTGTATTCCCATTGCGCCGGAATCGCACACGTTGGCTCGGGCCGACTTGTACAATGCCGAGCCACAGTGTGACGTTGTTGAAATCCGGCTGGACTGCCTGCACAAGACGCCCAACGTGGCCAAGCTGATCGAAGGCCGCCGTAAACCGGTGATGATTTCCTGTCGCCGCCAAGAGGATGGTGGTTCCTGGAACCGCGATGAGGCCGAACGCGTGACGGTTCTGCGGCAGGCGATTGCCGATGGACCAGAATTCGTTGATATCGACGTCGACATCGCCGGCAAGATTCCTCGCTACGGACCGACGATGCGGATCGTCAGTTTTACGCATTCACAAGGCTCGTTGCCCGATCTCAAGACAATCTACCAACGCGCGTGTGATGCCGATGCAGATATGGTGCGATTCACCGCGCCCACGCCGACCTTAGAGGCTGCTTGGCCGTTGCTGTTAGCGCTGAACTTCCAAGGCAAAGCACCGGTCATCGTCAGCGGCACGGGGGACGCCGGGTTGACGTTGGCACTGACGAGTTGCAAATTGGGATCGCCATTTATTTATGCAGCGCTCGAACAGGGCATGGAGGTTCAAGAGGGACAAGTCAGCGTCCGCATTCTCGAAGAGACATACCGCTGGCGAGACATTTCGCAGCAAACCCACCTTGTGGCCGTGATGGGATTTGAAGCGCCGCAAACAAAGACCGTACGGGCCTTAAACGCGGCCTTTGCCTATTCACATCTCAACATCCGCTGCCTACCGGTCGAAACACAATTGCTGGAACGGATGATGCAGATGCTGGAAAAGCTGCACATCAAAGCAGCACTGCTTGACCCTAAGAACCGCGAAACCATGTTGCGTCTCGCCGACCACATTGAAAAATCGGCAGAGATCTCACAGCAAGCCGATATGCTGCTGAAGTCCGACAAGGGTTGGACGGCTTACAGCACGCTGTGGCGGTCCGCACTCAAGGCCTTAGAAACGACGCTCGGTCCCGCCCGCGGCGATCAAAAACCACTCGACCACCGCAACGTACTGGTCGTCGGCGCCAATTCCACAGCCCGCGCAGCCATCTACGCCAGCAAGCGCCGCGACACAATCCTCAGCATCACAGCCGGAGACGACAAACGCGCACAGTTATTGTCGCAATTGTTCAACCTCCGCTACGTCCCCACAGCCAACGTGTTCTCCACGCTGTGCGATGTGATCATCTCCACCGAAAGCGAGTTTGAACAAGGGAAAAAAACCAAACTGCCCGCTAGTTTTCTGCGAGACTCGATGGCGGTGATGGACCTCGACGGTATGCCGCAAGACACACCGTTTATCAAAGAAGCACGCTCACGGTTCTGCAAAGTCGTCGAACCGGTCAAAATTTCAGTCGAACAACTCGCCTCACAATTCACCGCCATCTCCGGCCAACCCGCACCGCTAGAAGTTCTCGAAACGGCATTGAAGGCGGAGTGA
- a CDS encoding alpha/beta hydrolase, which translates to MTNNDTTPVKPPRRRPWWRSHWLMPVRIYLVLLVMLAVFQRSLIYHPHQVEAVRPIDGGFADSQVHEVTVTADDGTALHGWYHPAGARSCVNDAEYSEHLQSDRPVVIVFCGNAGHRGHRDDVLRLFSALDVDTLIFDYRGYGDNEGLPSESAILADSRAIWRHVTDEQQVAPERMIIFGESLGGGVATQLAAHACRSGETPRALVLQATFSSLVDAAGYHYPWLPVRWLLLDRFDSQAVVPEVNCPLLHLHGTADEVVPFELGQQLFARAPRASHSGVPKQFVELPNIGHNNIDRSEFSEYGRALSDFLKQISP; encoded by the coding sequence ATGACCAACAACGACACAACGCCGGTTAAGCCGCCGCGGCGGCGTCCCTGGTGGCGGTCCCACTGGCTGATGCCGGTCCGAATCTATCTGGTGCTCCTTGTCATGTTAGCCGTATTTCAACGATCGCTGATCTACCATCCTCACCAAGTGGAAGCCGTTCGACCCATCGACGGCGGGTTTGCTGACTCGCAAGTGCATGAAGTCACCGTCACGGCCGATGACGGAACGGCACTGCATGGCTGGTACCATCCCGCCGGCGCTCGGAGTTGCGTCAACGACGCCGAATATTCCGAGCACCTACAAAGCGATCGGCCGGTGGTGATTGTGTTTTGCGGAAACGCAGGGCATCGCGGGCATCGTGACGATGTGCTGCGGCTGTTTTCGGCGTTGGACGTCGATACGCTGATCTTCGATTATCGAGGCTACGGTGACAACGAGGGTTTGCCGAGTGAATCGGCGATCTTGGCCGATTCCCGTGCGATCTGGCGGCATGTAACCGATGAGCAACAAGTCGCGCCGGAGCGGATGATTATTTTCGGCGAATCGTTGGGTGGGGGCGTTGCGACGCAATTGGCCGCCCATGCCTGTCGCAGTGGCGAGACGCCGCGGGCGCTGGTGTTGCAGGCGACGTTTTCGTCATTGGTGGATGCGGCTGGATACCACTATCCCTGGTTGCCGGTGCGCTGGTTGCTGTTGGATCGTTTCGATTCGCAGGCGGTGGTTCCCGAGGTCAATTGTCCGCTGTTGCATTTGCACGGAACGGCCGATGAGGTCGTTCCTTTTGAGTTGGGACAACAGCTGTTTGCGCGAGCGCCGCGAGCCTCGCACAGCGGAGTGCCTAAGCAATTCGTGGAACTTCCAAATATCGGGCACAACAACATCGACCGCTCCGAATTTTCAGAATATGGCCGCGCCCTATCCGATTTTTTGAAACAAATATCGCCGTAG
- a CDS encoding serine/threonine protein kinase has product MAGVPTRLGPFELKKQIGAGGMGVVYSAIYTKNGKKVALKLLPADLNEDIRLVKRFERELKVLQKMRHKNIVLCYGGGRKGAQKFYAMEYVDGGSMADLIRKKGRLTWEETIDYSLQLCAALEHAHDHGVVHRDLKPANLFLTKKGTLKLGDFGLARTNDATQLTAAGKTMGTFAYMSPEQICGKPPISHKTDLYAMGCVMFEMLTGKPPFMSDNPATLFHMHLSEQPPRVRAENMDCPIWLESVVQDLLAKPVDNRPLDALAVATQLEMVREKVAKQTSILENQATEKATVAGGDVDTAVAKDLLRRKKKKKRKPQLDTPIFEKTWFLVGALALLLLVVIYAVWPDSPAQKFAKAEALMKTGESVDQRKALKDYLLPLAEDYPDAEFAPQVQVYIDEVEMRKAEESILTRSKVGLTEPKSEAERLYVRAYEFEQFGDRISALEKYQSIVKVLDENDKTARPFVNLSRRQIAKIESGDTNDNRAELVRDALDRADNLYLNGETIKAQGVWKSVIALYQDNRELAPLVQRARDRQLEVDGGGVPSRPGENDAASTQ; this is encoded by the coding sequence ATGGCAGGCGTCCCGACACGGCTTGGTCCGTTTGAGCTGAAAAAACAGATTGGCGCCGGCGGAATGGGCGTTGTCTATAGCGCCATCTACACCAAAAACGGCAAGAAAGTCGCGCTGAAGCTATTACCAGCGGATTTGAACGAAGATATCCGCTTGGTGAAGCGGTTCGAGCGGGAATTGAAGGTGCTGCAGAAAATGCGGCACAAGAACATTGTGCTCTGCTACGGCGGCGGCCGCAAAGGGGCGCAAAAATTCTATGCCATGGAATACGTCGACGGCGGATCGATGGCAGACTTGATCCGCAAAAAAGGCCGGTTGACCTGGGAAGAGACGATCGACTATTCACTGCAGCTGTGCGCTGCCCTGGAGCACGCGCATGACCATGGTGTGGTTCATCGCGATTTGAAACCGGCGAATTTGTTTCTTACCAAAAAAGGGACGCTGAAACTGGGCGATTTTGGTTTGGCACGAACCAACGATGCCACCCAACTGACCGCTGCCGGCAAGACGATGGGGACATTCGCCTATATGTCGCCTGAGCAGATTTGCGGCAAGCCACCGATCTCGCACAAGACCGACTTGTATGCGATGGGCTGCGTGATGTTTGAGATGCTGACCGGCAAGCCGCCGTTCATGTCCGACAACCCGGCGACGCTATTCCACATGCATCTGAGTGAACAACCCCCGCGAGTGCGGGCGGAAAATATGGACTGTCCAATCTGGTTGGAGTCGGTCGTGCAAGACTTGTTGGCCAAGCCGGTCGACAATCGTCCGCTTGACGCACTGGCCGTAGCAACGCAACTGGAAATGGTCCGAGAAAAGGTCGCTAAGCAAACCAGTATTTTAGAAAATCAGGCGACGGAAAAAGCGACTGTCGCCGGCGGCGATGTCGACACGGCGGTGGCCAAGGACTTATTGCGGCGAAAGAAGAAGAAAAAACGCAAACCGCAACTAGACACACCGATTTTTGAAAAAACGTGGTTCTTAGTCGGCGCATTGGCCCTGCTGTTGTTGGTCGTGATCTATGCGGTTTGGCCCGATAGCCCGGCGCAAAAATTTGCCAAAGCCGAAGCGTTAATGAAGACCGGCGAAAGTGTTGACCAGCGCAAGGCGCTCAAAGATTACTTGCTTCCGTTGGCTGAGGATTATCCCGATGCGGAATTTGCGCCCCAAGTCCAGGTGTATATTGATGAAGTCGAGATGCGCAAAGCTGAAGAAAGTATTCTAACACGGTCAAAGGTTGGACTCACCGAACCGAAGAGTGAAGCAGAACGACTGTATGTAAGGGCCTACGAATTCGAACAATTCGGCGACCGAATTTCTGCCTTGGAGAAATACCAAAGCATCGTCAAAGTACTGGATGAGAACGATAAAACGGCGCGCCCCTTTGTGAATTTGTCGCGCCGGCAAATCGCCAAGATTGAAAGCGGCGACACGAACGACAACCGTGCGGAGTTGGTCCGCGACGCATTGGACCGGGCGGACAACCTTTATCTCAACGGCGAAACCATCAAGGCCCAGGGGGTCTGGAAGTCCGTCATCGCCCTGTATCAAGACAATCGAGAACTGGCCCCATTAGTACAACGGGCCCGAGATCGCCAATTGGAAGTCGATGGCGGCGGAGTGCCGAGTCGACCGGGCGAGAATGACGCAGCCTCGACTCAATAA